The Populus alba chromosome 13, ASM523922v2, whole genome shotgun sequence genome contains the following window.
TGAAGGTGGGAGGCACGCCTCTGCACACTGATTTTGTTGTTCTATGTGTGAAGGTATTTGCACGAGGTCTGTCAGCCACCTGTTATACACAGAAATTTTAAGTCTGCCAATGTTCTTCTTGATGATGATCTTGATGTTCGTGTCTCGGATTGTGGTTTGGCTTCATTAATATCATCAGGGTCTGTAAGTCAGGTAAGTAATGATCATACAATCAGGCAGTGATCCAGGTTGAAATATGAACCATCTTGGGGGTTGACTTTCAGATGTGTTAGATTGAGTTACTTGACTGCAATTTATTGATTCTTAAAGAAGGGAATTTTGTTGAGCTAGTTGACTGATTTGTTAAACTTCTTTCAGTATTAGGAAAAAGTACTTAAGTTGGTGTAGGGATGTATATAGCCTTCTTGTTTCCATGTCTGCTTACTTCTCTAAAATTATTCCCCTCATTTTCAGTTGTCAGGCCAGCTGCTAACAGCTTATGGTTATGGGGCTCCAGAATTTGAATCAGGAATCTATACCATCCAGAGTGATGTTTACAGCTTTGGTGTGGTCATGCTGGAACTCTTAACTGGCCGGAAGTCTCATGACAGGTAAAATTGTAATGCatgctgtgtttgttttccctAGTGCAAAAGCATATGGTGCTTGTTATCCTCAGgcaatttttttacttatttaatgATGTCCTCTTTTCAAATTTTGCTCAGGACACGGACTCGGGGGGAGCATTTTCTAGTGAGATGGGCAATCCCCCAGCTCCATGACATTGACACATTGTCAAAGATGGTTGATCCTGCCCTTAATGGAGAATACTCCGCTAAATCTTTATCAAACTTCGCTGATATCATTTCTCGATGTGTTCAGGTGAGAATTATATTGTTGGTTTCTTTATGATTTCCTCGAACTTGGTACAGTATTAACATGTGAATGCCATCTAGTTGCAGTCCAAGATTTTGTTTTCTGCCAATTATAGGATGATTACCCTTGCCTAACCTCAAGGTTACCATGCAGTCTGAACCAGAATTCAGGCCACAAATGTCTGAGGTTGTCCAGGATCTAACAGACATGATAAAGAGAGACCGCCCCAGCAATGAATCAATCGGCGACTGAATAAAAAATGGTACATAGAACTTATGATTAAACTTTGGAATGTGAAGCTGCAAAGTTTTAATCTCCCAGAATGTCAACACTGGAAGATGCATCATCAAACTGTAAACAAATGCCGCGAACTAACACAATGACTGTTCACATCCCAAGTCCATACCCACGAGAAGTCTTCAAGCTACCTCTGGAAAGAAACGTGTACACTTCATTTTTCATCTGGTCAACAATTTGTGATTCCGTTGTTCATTAAATTATGCAAAACAAAGTCTATTACTGCTGGAATTTGCTAACCAATTGCTTTATATTATTATTCGTTTGTAATTCTTGACAGTGAAATTTTGTGGTAATGTATCTGTACCAAAATGAAATTTACATTTAGCTTCAGCCAAATCTATATGATTCTACCTTTCAAATACTCTTTAATTTTACCCTGTATGCATCGTTGTGGTAGCTCAAGATAATGCAGCAATCGATTCTATACGTGCTACTTGCCTAATTTTATTGACATAGGGGCGTGACAAGTAGAACTACGGTCTGCAAGGCTTTCTATGAGTATTGCACAGCTCTTCCTGTCTGTAGTCATCgagattttatttcattaaaacgCTTTCTAATTCACAGCTACTGCCATTGTGCCATGAGTTTGGTCTTTTTAAACTGTTGAAAATAATGATGCCCCTTCACGTCTTTCCCAGCTCCTTCAATTATTctgttttatgaaaagaaaattattaacgACATGTTAGAACTCATCTTATAAAATCTTATATTAATGTCTTCCCCCCTTCCAAATGCTTAGAAGCTCTATAACCTCGCTGGTAAGCTCAATTTAAGTCGCTCATGAACCTAACCAAGCCAAGCCAGACTAAGCTTTAGCGCGCGAATTAGCTTAGCCACCCTTGAAAGAGTGTATAATTCCGAGGATGAACACGACTGAGTGATCTGTCAAAGCtacaaaatgtaaaaaaatgctTTGGCAGGGGAGCGTTCTAGCTCAGAGGGAAACACCGGCACTAGCAAAGATTGATGATAAAGTGAAAGTGAGAATGTGGGCTTGAATAACACAAAATTGGTGAGAATCCAATGCACTCACCCTGTCCTGTCATCAACTAAATCAACGATAGGAAGTTAACATCtcattatgctaaaaaaaaaagaaaaaaaaaaaggaaaagcgtGAACAGCAGGATTCGAACCTGCGCGGGCAGAGCCCACATGATTTCTAGTCATGCCCGATAACCACTCCGGCATGTCCACCTCTGTTTCAGGCGTTCAGATTTATATATAATGTAGTTTTAAAGGCAAAGGCATGACCTTTTGAAACAGACGTACAAGAGCCCAAAAACATGTGCCTAGAGTGTATATGTGAAAAAGGGTGTAGTAGAAAACCAACGATGTCTTGGAATTTataatctcccatccaattggTGTGCCAAGAAAATAAGAACAGTTTGGCAAAACAAGATCTAAGtagagagatttttttatacacaTCTACACATATAATGTTAGGGACTTACTCAGCATGTTTATGTTTATACTTGACGTATATCCTCAGGTATATATTAATCATAGCATATactcatttaaaataatttataggaaatttttgtttttattaatatctgtatttgagatatttatttcttattaatatttatataagagatatttattttttattaataaaaatatatttgttctaTTATTAACATTACTAACGACTTTATAATCctctaattcaataaaaaataacaagcttTAAAAGGTATAAAAGCCATCTAAGTAAAAGATGGATAATTTctctattattaaaataaacacgTAACACCATATTTCTACATTcattatatatcaaaacaaatagtTTTATTCTTGGGAGTTAAtgctttttaatgtatttataatatattattttgttgttatgaAGCTTCCTAGTtatattaataagaattttattccaaaacatcttagaattttaaaacatttttgtgTATTCATTGCTGGGTGTGACAAGAATAATTATTGTTTGCAAGGCCTTTATGATATTAATCTTAAAGAGTATAATTTAACTGGTTAGGTTGTAGATTTGCTCTTCAAAGATCACTGATtcgaattttataaaattcaggATCACTGGAGGCTCATATGATCGTTATTTTCAGTGCTCATGGGATTAATTGAGATACACGTAAATTAACTCGAAtatccacgttaataaaaaaaaattaaattaaaaaaatcactgcTGGTTCAGACATTTATACACCAGAGAACCAAGGAAAGGTTGTAGTGATGGAATAATggtttggaaaataaaaaaatgatcaactTTGAGATCTTCTACTAATTACACCTTCCCCTGCAATGCACGCCagcatttgaattttaaaagaagaaagagggtAACCTCACCTCTCTGTAAAGGGGTGTTTATGGAAACGAATCCTTTGATTATGATGACAACCATTGggatatagagaaaaaaatttattttttatattaatatatcaaaataattaaaaaatatataatttaaagcaattttttttttttcaaaacttgatgaaaaattaattcaaccacAGTTCAAATAAGATCGTAATATTAAATTACGTTAATCTTTGATTAaccttgatgtttttttttttattattcttgacCTAACCATATTTAGATTATGGGAATCATATTTCTAagaaatattgaattaatattttatttaattttattaaaaattaatcctAATTacgtttttaattttacattttttaaattaatcgaGATAATATACAATAAAACCGGGTTTAATATCTATAATTTATGATGAGTTACATCCACGCATTTTTATTCAAGGGAACTTCTATTTTTGCTAATATAACGTaggaaaaaactaaagaaactaTAGGGTGACCCGCATGGCtaattgtttaataaataaGCTTCAACTGGCTGCAAAACTAAATTGACTGTGACATTTTGATGCAGATCATGCAtacctttcaattttttttaaaaaagaattcctTTCGAAGGCCATTTTCACGGAGAAGAGGACTCCTTTCTTGTATTTGTCTACAAGTCACACTGAGAAGGTTTTGgttgataataaataattataataattaggtGAAATAATCTCTTATTAATTAAGACTTGAGAATCCAAAACAGGAAGAGAAAGGTCAGGTTTTCCTAATTAATTAAGGAAAATGATACGTATCATTCAAACAAGAAGGTTGAAATTATCCTCTCATGGaaattgtttacttggaagcaAAAATATTCGtgtaagaaaaatgtttttcgagtaaaaacaaattattctaattaaaatttcacCTACACTGATGTATTAACTCatatgttataaaatatatatttcaatcaCGAGGAGCGTAGCTTAATTAgtgaaacttaaaatttattttttagagatcaCCAGTTTAAATTTCACAAACTTTAGGGATACTGAAAACTTACATGGTTGATAACTTTAAGATTCGTGGAATTAGTCTAAGTACACGCAAGTTGGCCCGAACACCTACGTTAACACAAACACATAcacatatgtgtgtgtgttaacGTAGGTGTTTGGgccaactatatatatatatatatatatatatatatatatttcttgtatattatatatgaatattgatctttcatgaaaaaacccTTCAACCATTAaagatttttaagatttttttttcaattaagaaatctCGTAATTTTCTGGCAAAAGTTGTGTCATGggctagatttatttttttaaaacataacaaaaatattctagctataaaaaattatttggcatTGCTATTAAACACATATTACTAAGTTAACCTTAAAATCTCCTAACCAAACttgttatttaattagaatttaattaaattatatgagaatTGCTCTAATATAATCCAATTAATTTAGTCAGTCCAAACATAAcccaaataatttataaaatttttttgagaataaaattagaaaaaaaaaggattaaaattagaaaaaaaaagattaaaattaaaaaaaaactctctgaCTCGAATCTCTATGCaatccaaatttaaaattaaactataaattaattattttaatatgatataattaatttgattaattaaaaataatttgaataacaagtacaaaatatgaaattttgaagaaagtaaaaaaaataatctagcaAAAGTTAGAATCCTTAAAAAAGGTGACGTAGGAATTTAAGGATAGGAGAGGGTTTTTTCTGCAAGAGAACTCAAGATCTGTTAATCTCttaggatatattttttttttaattataagagaaaaatacaTGCACCAAGtaatattcaatatttttatcttacagAAATATAATCTTATTAACTTTTCTTTATCACATTATTTaggttctaaaaaaaaattacattgcaAATACATAATTCATCTTAAAttcgttatttttttcttaaaaaatataataacttgtcttaataattgctttttttttcaaggcatGAAATAACCTTTTCTGTAGTACCAAGGCCATTTTTTcacaatataaactaaaaatatttgcttaatttaattatcaattaatccTTGAATAATCTGtctaacactttttttttatttaatgataataatattttcaagttaatttacaTGTTAATTAAGACTAATCctttatattcatatatatatatatatatatatatattttaaaagttatctaTATATTTGTTCAAAATTTGACTAATACCTGTCCTAgtcttaattataaaaaaacaattcgaaaataataataaaaattgaagggaaaaaaaaaaaaccaaatccagAGTCAAACCGAGTTGACACCGAGTCAAGCGCACATATATAAGCTCAGcaccctctccctccctccctctctctccacgTTAATATCCATTTTTTTGTCTCGTTGTCACCGCTTTAAAACTCTTAATTCCTCCGTTTCTCTCCATAAAATCCAATCCCTAGTCAATTAATCCTCTTgcatttctctcatttttctgGATCTAGATTTTGTTAAGATCTGGTGATTTTTCACTAGAAAATGAGTCGGTACGATTCGAATCCTTTCGATGAAGAAGAGGTCAATCCTTTCGCGGTATGTGGAAGTTATACGTTTCGTATTTATTAGATCTGTGTATGATTTGCGTATGTACATTGTTTGCGTATTTCGTTTCTGatttttagattcttttgtGACGTTGATTGtgttgtttggttgctgagaaaacgCGGAGGATCTTTGAGAGAGAAATTTTACATGTTTGGATCTTATTTAGACTAGAAAgtttttgtttatggttttttttcttaataaatactTGCTTAATCAAGTAGAGTTTGATTATTAGCACTTAGCAtagcaatattaattatatagatTACTATTAATTTTGAGTTTAGATGAAGAAATGAAGCttatattttctctttgtttgtttatttgtttggtGATGGAAGGATCAAGGAGGAAAGGGGAAAGGATCAGGGCAATCAAATTATGGCGGAGGCGCGTTTTATATGCCtgtaagtttttgttttctcctaATTTTTCAGCTTTACAGAATGTGGTCTTTGTTTTGTGTAAGAAGAAGAAACTTATTTCTTTGATTTAGGAGTTTGTAATTGGTTCACATAAACCTTGTCCTTTATATGAGTTTGGTGCTACCTTGAAGGTTTGATAGAGAAGTCAAGTCCAATGTAGGTGTAATTTGAccgtaaattataattttcaattggtCAAAGGATAGTTTATAGCGTTGTTGAAGTAAAAAAAGTTTTCCCTTTTTTgaaatttgtgaattttttgagtattttgtttgtaaattggaTTTGAGTTTAAGTTCGTTATTGCCCCTCAAACATGAATCTAAGTTAGGGACCTGGAATTTAATCACAATGATTTGCTCAATAGGAATGGAATCTGAGAGTGAAGTTAAAACCTATAAGTGACATGCAAGCACAAGGTGAACAGGATCACAAGCTAATGTGCTTAATGTTTCTCTTAAAGCAATTTTTGTTTGCCAATTTCTTGTGTAGCCACTGTGCTTTATGGATCTTCTACTTATTGCTGAGTGCCAGTCCTATGGTGGGTTTTAGTTGTTCTTGCATGTATATGGATTTAGTGAGCTGGTGGTGTGATTCTGTTTTGGTGTCAATTTTTCTGTATTGGTGCTGTTGCTAACTTATtctcttgtgtttttcttttgttgtattCTTGTGAAATTTATAGAATCCTGGAACTGTCCCTCCTGCAACTTCAAGGCTTTCACCCCTTCCTCATGAACCCTATGATCGTGGTGCAACCATAGATATTCCTCTTGATTCTGGAAAAGTACTATAATGATTCAAGATTTTTGGTCACACGGTTACATTATCTGAATGTTGCtttcaaatttttgttttcGTTCTTCTATCTCTAGGATATAAAAGCCAAGGAGAAGGAACTCCAAGCTAAAGAGGCTGAATTGAAGAGGAGGGAACAGGTGAGTGTTCTGATATAGTAGCTTATGCTCATATATTTATGTGTGTGTCTGTTTATAAAAGtaatttgaaattgattttccttttgttttccaggAGCTAAAACGGAAGGAAGATGCGATAGCACGGGGTATGTTATcatattgattttctttttttgtagtcAACGAGGCTGtgcataattatatttaatataagataatgttctctgttttgttttgacAGCTGGAATTGTAATAGAGGATAAGAACTGGCCACCATTTTTTCCAATTATCCATCATGACATTGGAAATGAAATACCAATCCACCTGCAGAAGATGCAGTATGTTGCATTTACAACATTGTTGGGTATGTTTTGTATTCTACTTCTTGGAAATTCTTTTCGATGGCCGCTTATCATTTCCTATTGTTTGGTTCCGATTTTCCCATTGTCCATGATAGTCAATTTTGCTAGGCTGGTCCTCAAGGTTCAGTCCTGTCAGCAAGGAGAATCCGGAGACAAGATTGTCAAACTGGACAATGTATCTTAAACTGACagcatatcattttttaatggatttagGTCATTCCTGTGATCGATCATGTAGCTTAAATGGTCATAAAATAGTTTTGTTTAGTTGGGTAAATGGTGGACCAGTTTGAGAAATGTTTCCAGACAAACAAGTAACAGCTGTAGAGTAACCTGGTTTTATGAAATTGCAGGTTTATTTGTCTGTCTTTCTTGGAATATTATAGCTGTTACCACAGCCTGGATCAAAGGAGAAGGTTGGTGCAAATCCACTGAACATATTTGATTATATGGCAATCTCACCAGTTTGTCTAAAATCGTTTTCTTTTCTAGGTCCAACAATATGGTTTCTTGCCATCATCTACTTCATAGCAGGGGTCCCTGGAGGCTATGTTATGTGGTATCGCCCCCTTTATCGTGCAATGAGGTATTATTCTTTGTCATTCATGGCTGaatctcaatttctttttcatgaCATGAAAGGTGGTGCCTGTGAAATTTCTCCTTTGACTATTCTGTACTTGCATAGCAGTGTTTCCTATTCACGCCCTTTGTTTCTAAAGCTTTTCAGGATCCCATAAATATCTAAATATGATTATATGAGCTTGATTCATCTGTTTGCATCATTCACAGATGACCTTATGGATGGTTTGAAGActtgatttttcatatttaataataatgtggTCAATCTAGACATGGTTGGTGAATTTTTATATGCCAACATGTGATTTGAATCGGATATTTGTTGATCTGAAGTATCATcttataaaagaatatatactTCCTGCAATTGTGGAAAGAATCTGACTTACTCTGGTGAGGACCTGAACTTGCAAGGAGGTCCAAACAAAAAGAGGGTGGGAAGGAGGTTGATGGAGCTGAAAATGCAGtaacaaaaatactaaattttttttttgcaatgttcTGCATTGGAGAGGTcatgtttagttattttttattaggttgcCTGCTAGCATGGAGAGAATTATCCTTAATATTCTGGAAAGCTTAATGAAATCACTAAAGAAACTGTAACTCAGAAAATTCATTAGAGAAATGAGATCAATTAGTGTTTGCATAAAAACTCAGATATTTTCCTATCCTTGGTTTTTTTGAGTCTTTGCTTCCATTCTGTATATCATTTGATTGGCATAAATAGTTCTGCTAACTGATAAAAAAGATTGCTATATGTTTTGAACTTTGTCCGTGGTATATGATGGATGAATGGGTTCAGAAGAGAGCGATCCTTTTTTTCTGGATTATGTTCCATTAAAATACTGGTTATTCTTGAGAATTATAACTTAGCAATAATAGCCTAATGAAAAATATGGGGATGGGTTTTGAAGTACTTCAATTATGCTTTCAAGTAATAAGAAGAATGTAATGGTATTATGCTTTCAAGTAATAAGAAGAATGTAATGGTTTAGTTATACTCTCTCTTGTTCATTTTTTTCCATCACATGCATTATGTTATCATAACTTTTATTCAACTCTGTGCCAACTCCTTTTGCAGGACAGATAGTGCTCTGAAGTTTGGATGGTTTTTCTTTGCTTACCTGGTAATCTCATTTATGTATTCCTTTCCTTCTTGAAGATCCTCTAGAAAATCccttatttgttgtttttgttttccatgcagtttCACATTGGCTTTTGCATCTTTGCTGCTGTTGCTCCCCCAGTTGTTTTCAAGGGGAAATCTCTTGCgtaagtttttcttttagatGTTCCATTGAAGATAGTTATTTtgctagaaaattaaatatgacGTGGCTTTGTTTGGAAAGTGAAACAACTATTCTGGGAAAACAAGGATTGTCCCACTCATCTGAAATtcatattattatgttttgttggaGTCTTTTTCTAAAATGTTTGAGATTGATAGggttgaaaatatattgattgtATTTACCTTTAATTTCTCTACTCTGCTAATGTTTGCGTGATCTTTTGTGGACAGAGGTATTTTGCCTGCTATTGATCTTATGGGTAACCACGCCTTAGTTGGGGTAAGCTTTCTACTTTTTAGTTAACAGTTCGATCCTTGATTATATTAGTGGATCTCCACTGCTATTATGGAAGTACTTTCATGCTCATATGATACGTTACAGTTCATTTTAGAGTGAGTTTCGATGAAGTATGGCTTTGTAAAATTATCTGAGTTGACTTGACAATAATGGGAGAAATGCATCTGTATATTTGATTGTGTACAGTTTTGATGCAGATGTCCAAGCAAGTCTGACTCTAGTACAATTTTGTTTGCAGATATTCTACTTCATTGGATTTGGATTCTTCTGCGTTGAATCCCTCCTCAGTATCTGGGTCATTCAGGTTGAATAAATCCTTGGACACCTTGTGCACGCATCCCTGCTTACTGTTTCATTAGGGTTTTGCTAAAggttctttgtttgtttgttgtccTGAATTGCAGCAAGTCTACATGTATTTCCGAGGCAGTGGGAAAGCAGCAGAGATGAAGCGGGAGGCGGCAACAAGGACCATGATGGCTGCCCTATGACATTGCTCCCACTGGACAAAGATGCTCTTCTTGGATGGTACCGAAAGACCTACTTCCTTACTAAACGCATCTTGCTTCATTGTTAACCTTGTCGATGTGTTCATCTTTATACACAATTCTCAAACCAAAGAACTTGTCAGATTAGAAAAATAGGATTCATTTTTAGAGCTTTGTGTTCAGCTGAGGCATCAGCTTCCTGAGACTGAGATTGATACTTTGCTTCTCACTTTGTATTTCTATAGAATGATTGTGTCATTGTATGTTAATTCATTTTTACACTTATAGTGCTTGTAAAGAGAGGCGGTTGCCGAGACTACAGCAGATGGCTTTAGGCTTGAATGGTTCCCTCAAACAAGAAGTGCCTGATCCATGAGATGATGATATGTGTTGTAGCGCTGGTCTGGTAAACCTCAGCTTGTTGATTCATGTTAATTTTGGCCTGTTTTGTTCTTGTCCTACCTTGGACATAACGTCGCAGCTCCACAATGAGTCAAGTCTTACAATTTGCTGGTGTTGATGGATTTCTTCTGTGAATGCTTCTGATAATTTTCGCAGCTCCACAATGCTCCATTTCCCGTCAGATGACTTCAGTCGTTACATCACTAGCACATGGGACGGCATGGActgtgaagaaaaaagaaaacacatcttCAAGTTGCGGTCAAGTAAAAATTTGGTTGCAGAATGGCATTTATCATGATAATGTTTTAATAATATAGTAGTCTCTGATTCTAGGGTTTCCTGGAAGTTAAAACCCCCCCAAAAGTTCTCTTAAAAACCTTTTCCTATTGATTCTTACAAccagtcaacaaaaaaaaaaaaaaaaaaaaaaaaacaaccattcaaaagaattttaCCTGTTCGAAGGAGAAAGAAGCCAGACTCGGCCCTTATTAACATTAacactataaactaaaaaatttagctAGTTGTAAACACTTCAGTACACTGTTCATAGCTaatattttcctttcatttctttCGCATGCCTGGTTTGCCATAGAGTATTTGAACATTAAACTAAAGATCTATTTAACAAAATACACTTcaaacttattataaaaaaaataaaaagacaaggaTGAAAATTTACACGAATAAAAAATAGATCCGTTTTTTTCAACAcatggaaaaattaaatttcattcctGAAGTTTTGAATTATGCATGTTTGGtctctcctttttattttttatttatttttgtttccattcaaaacttaatttttgtcgcatttcatttgttgaatgttaatgaaagagaaaaatatattggaaaataacaaaaaaaaaagaaagtgactGACTGAtcataaaataatcaaacttgGTGTTAATAGGTTTGTTTTGGAT
Protein-coding sequences here:
- the LOC118028162 gene encoding secretory carrier-associated membrane protein 1, whose translation is MSRYDSNPFDEEEVNPFADQGGKGKGSGQSNYGGGAFYMPNPGTVPPATSRLSPLPHEPYDRGATIDIPLDSGKDIKAKEKELQAKEAELKRREQELKRKEDAIARAGIVIEDKNWPPFFPIIHHDIGNEIPIHLQKMQYVAFTTLLGLFVCLSWNIIAVTTAWIKGEGPTIWFLAIIYFIAGVPGGYVMWYRPLYRAMRTDSALKFGWFFFAYLFHIGFCIFAAVAPPVVFKGKSLAGILPAIDLMGNHALVGIFYFIGFGFFCVESLLSIWVIQQVYMYFRGSGKAAEMKREAATRTMMAAL